One window of the Prosthecobacter sp. genome contains the following:
- a CDS encoding AP2 domain-containing protein: protein MRHPPKSGPNRNIRRVVFDNPNGSPKSRSWQVVFNMKGLPLITASIPWKRHGGEDEALVFARRLRNAFAEEFAASERVYGTRAVRGGFFDEGSGHGVYLYHKEDHRGVKKYPVWRASVYAPDGRRLYREFLVNKYGSSEEAKAAAVQANNASMTEFRTRKLRDESRRMIERSRGQIDDNEATAPLALFLPPPEADSKVWRYMDFTKLISMFEQKGVFLSRADKLNDPFEGSFTKVNQELRPLVRKYLRLTGGLSAAEIVQKLREWVGASCWHVNSHESAGMWKLYARSEEAVCIQTTYDRLCTIMPSDARIGMVRYVDYRNQWIPESNPLAPFMFKRLSFQHEQELRILKPLGDLNALQSLVDIPHNKAEGELILCDLTQIIEAVHVAPDAPAWFEQLVRSVVFRYWGTAIPVKRSGLADSPLW from the coding sequence ATGAGGCATCCGCCCAAATCCGGTCCAAATCGAAATATCAGAAGAGTGGTTTTCGATAATCCAAACGGTTCCCCCAAAAGCCGTTCTTGGCAGGTGGTCTTCAACATGAAAGGGCTTCCTCTTATCACTGCTTCGATCCCTTGGAAAAGGCATGGAGGTGAAGATGAGGCACTGGTCTTTGCGAGACGGCTTCGAAATGCTTTTGCAGAAGAATTTGCTGCTTCGGAACGGGTTTACGGAACACGTGCAGTTCGAGGTGGATTCTTCGACGAAGGAAGCGGTCACGGCGTCTATCTCTACCACAAAGAAGATCACAGAGGTGTGAAAAAATATCCGGTGTGGCGGGCATCAGTGTATGCACCTGACGGCAGGAGGCTTTACCGGGAATTTCTGGTTAATAAGTATGGGAGTTCAGAAGAGGCAAAGGCCGCTGCCGTGCAGGCAAACAACGCCAGCATGACGGAGTTCAGAACGCGCAAATTACGAGACGAATCTCGGCGAATGATTGAGCGCTCACGAGGTCAGATTGATGACAACGAGGCAACGGCTCCATTGGCTTTGTTTCTGCCCCCTCCGGAGGCTGATAGCAAAGTCTGGCGCTATATGGACTTCACAAAACTGATCTCGATGTTTGAGCAGAAAGGAGTCTTTCTGTCACGAGCAGACAAGCTGAATGATCCATTTGAAGGTTCTTTTACCAAAGTGAATCAAGAGTTGCGCCCACTGGTACGAAAATATCTGCGTCTTACCGGTGGCCTGAGTGCTGCGGAGATTGTTCAAAAACTGCGTGAATGGGTCGGTGCAAGTTGTTGGCATGTGAACTCCCATGAATCCGCTGGAATGTGGAAGCTTTATGCACGTTCAGAGGAGGCCGTCTGCATTCAAACAACTTATGACCGACTTTGCACCATCATGCCGTCAGATGCTCGAATTGGAATGGTTCGTTATGTCGATTACCGGAATCAGTGGATTCCGGAAAGCAATCCACTCGCACCCTTCATGTTCAAACGCCTGTCTTTCCAACATGAGCAGGAGCTTAGAATCCTGAAACCTCTCGGGGATCTTAACGCATTACAGTCGCTCGTAGATATTCCGCACAACAAGGCAGAGGGAGAGTTGATATTGTGTGATTTGACCCAGATCATCGAGGCTGTTCATGTGGCACCCGATGCTCCCGCTTGGTTCGAGCAATTGGTCCGCAGCGTTGTTTTTCGTTACTGGGGCACTGCGATACCTGTGAAACGATCAGGTTTGGCAGATTCCCCACTGTGGTGA